Proteins encoded together in one Haloarcula rubripromontorii window:
- a CDS encoding twin-arginine translocation signal domain-containing protein: MNTESEQSNNSLTDEADGKNGRNKSLDGGRQGTINRRDYLKAGAVTVAALVGANSVTATASSQQTQYMTDFSEYAL; encoded by the coding sequence ATGAATACCGAATCGGAGCAAAGTAATAACTCATTAACTGACGAAGCGGACGGAAAGAACGGGCGGAACAAATCACTTGACGGGGGCCGACAAGGTACAATTAACCGCAGGGACTATCTCAAAGCGGGTGCCGTCACAGTCGCCGCACTCGTCGGTGCGAACAGCGTCACTGCAACCGCATCGTCCCAGCAGACGCAGTATATGACTGATTTCAGTGAGTACGCGCTATGA
- a CDS encoding right-handed parallel beta-helix repeat-containing protein yields MTEDITDHGAVANPDDPSFDAAKRNWRAVLDAANATGDGGEIYVPEGTFYFARDSRSSFFEFGGQEPAGISITGAGPERSALGVSRHTDASSHPIQTGFYYDDGADHGTVTIRDIRLDGNYENLPDLRGAGGGSRCMNIAGSGDVHFSNAHIRGWYQEAILGRDVLRTVDRCTFEDNAIADHNYSGGGHIGHHITTHASEGNPLTVTNSHFIDCSGSAIDVRFNTGEIRMRDCYVTGTGANLCKLSASSLFDVRRVYHRANTPSLESKLDEKSGENFYGRCFINRLSDRTGGVPTVYLEDVETRDHMGYAIQAAAGQLNLQGDNFAIHNATFELADEVFRDRDGAHFSDVALDRVSVHNCERALFGTQDSDGAIKTLARDGNGGLGDTGAIRIEADEQGADPLTPDVPTASDVGINSASDDSEEETTTPSESPLFDHWTPQWSSSTSDWSVDTGSQFAGNSALAFENTDGNRTRYAISADNVGRPADVEVLDKFRVPSFAADTEYGFHARVYLRGSTVNGNANGYWIEVEDRADAFRLGKYTDGTVRTIARFGTPQENEYFYRRFRAEGSELKAKVWPAGTDEPTEWDVVETDSDHADGWVGLGSFDPQPVETDVFSAVTGGSTAQFLDSETTDTTPSVSWATPTDGEVASGEVTLQIAANDEEDAAEALTVEHRLGDASWKTATYNAETGYHEDTWDTTGVDGGDYRLEARVTDSAGNDATAAATVTVDNGTASSPPKIEAVEVNRTNTDDWSRFDVDWTVTDADGDLDMVVTTLLSQGTVVAADSTRVSGEQDSYTHRLRDRGQVDELRITVNDVENQVDSLSEPL; encoded by the coding sequence ATGACTGAAGACATAACCGACCACGGTGCGGTGGCGAACCCGGACGACCCTTCGTTCGATGCGGCGAAACGTAACTGGAGGGCAGTGCTTGACGCGGCAAATGCTACTGGCGACGGTGGCGAAATTTACGTCCCAGAGGGAACGTTTTATTTCGCCCGTGACAGTCGGTCTTCGTTCTTTGAGTTCGGTGGACAGGAGCCCGCCGGCATATCAATCACCGGGGCTGGTCCAGAGCGCTCAGCGTTAGGGGTGAGCAGACACACTGACGCGTCATCCCACCCGATCCAGACAGGATTCTACTACGACGATGGTGCCGATCACGGTACGGTCACCATCCGAGATATTCGGCTGGACGGGAACTACGAGAACCTACCGGACCTTCGCGGTGCTGGCGGGGGTTCTCGATGTATGAATATCGCTGGCAGCGGAGACGTACATTTCTCAAATGCGCATATCCGCGGCTGGTATCAAGAGGCTATCCTTGGCCGAGACGTGCTACGGACCGTCGACCGGTGTACGTTCGAAGACAACGCCATTGCGGATCATAACTATTCGGGCGGTGGACACATCGGCCACCACATCACCACCCACGCGAGCGAGGGCAACCCCCTCACAGTGACGAACTCCCATTTCATCGACTGTTCCGGGAGCGCCATAGATGTCCGGTTTAACACTGGCGAGATCCGGATGCGGGACTGTTACGTGACAGGGACCGGTGCCAACCTGTGTAAGTTGAGTGCCTCATCGCTGTTCGATGTCCGACGAGTATACCATCGCGCCAACACGCCTTCGCTCGAATCCAAACTCGACGAGAAGTCGGGCGAGAACTTTTATGGCCGGTGTTTCATCAACAGGCTATCCGATCGCACCGGTGGCGTACCGACAGTGTATCTCGAGGATGTCGAAACCAGGGACCACATGGGATACGCTATCCAGGCTGCCGCCGGACAACTGAACCTTCAGGGTGACAACTTTGCGATCCACAACGCAACGTTCGAGCTAGCTGACGAAGTGTTCCGTGACCGTGACGGGGCGCATTTCTCTGATGTGGCTCTCGACCGCGTGTCAGTGCACAACTGCGAGCGGGCATTGTTCGGGACGCAGGACTCGGACGGGGCTATCAAAACACTCGCGCGTGATGGGAACGGCGGTCTCGGCGACACCGGCGCTATCAGGATCGAGGCTGACGAGCAGGGTGCCGACCCGCTCACACCCGACGTGCCGACTGCTTCCGATGTCGGTATCAACTCAGCGTCCGACGACTCCGAGGAGGAAACAACCACTCCCTCCGAGTCACCGCTGTTCGATCACTGGACACCGCAGTGGTCTAGTTCCACGAGCGATTGGAGTGTCGACACCGGATCGCAGTTCGCAGGAAACTCCGCCCTCGCCTTCGAGAACACCGACGGGAACCGTACCCGATACGCCATTTCCGCGGACAATGTCGGCCGACCGGCGGACGTTGAGGTACTAGATAAGTTTCGAGTTCCATCGTTCGCTGCGGACACAGAATACGGGTTCCACGCCCGGGTGTATCTCCGTGGCTCGACGGTTAACGGTAATGCCAACGGCTACTGGATAGAGGTCGAAGACCGTGCAGACGCGTTCCGCCTCGGTAAATACACCGACGGGACCGTGAGAACGATAGCCCGATTCGGCACGCCACAGGAGAATGAATACTTCTACAGGCGGTTCCGTGCGGAGGGGTCCGAGCTGAAAGCAAAGGTCTGGCCTGCTGGAACGGACGAACCAACCGAGTGGGACGTTGTCGAGACTGACAGCGACCACGCTGACGGGTGGGTTGGGCTTGGATCGTTCGACCCGCAACCAGTCGAAACGGACGTGTTCAGTGCTGTGACCGGCGGTTCCACCGCTCAATTCCTTGACTCCGAGACGACAGATACGACGCCATCTGTTTCCTGGGCAACGCCGACTGACGGTGAGGTAGCGAGTGGCGAAGTGACGTTACAGATCGCAGCGAACGACGAGGAAGACGCCGCAGAGGCACTGACTGTAGAACACCGCCTTGGCGACGCTAGCTGGAAGACGGCCACATACAACGCTGAGACTGGGTATCACGAGGACACGTGGGACACGACAGGAGTTGACGGGGGCGACTACCGACTCGAAGCGCGTGTGACCGACTCTGCCGGAAACGACGCTACTGCCGCAGCTACCGTGACCGTAGACAATGGGACGGCTTCGAGCCCCCCGAAGATTGAAGCCGTCGAAGTGAACCGTACAAATACTGATGACTGGTCACGATTCGATGTTGACTGGACCGTTACGGACGCCGATGGGGACCTCGATATGGTCGTCACGACGCTCCTCTCTCAGGGAACAGTGGTGGCTGCCGATAGCACCCGTGTCAGCGGGGAACAGGACAGTTACACGCACCGATTGCGAGACCGTGGTCAAGTCGACGAACTTCGGATCACAGTGAATGACGTTGAGAATCAGGTGGATAGTCTGAGCGAACCGCTGTAG